DNA from Amorphoplanes friuliensis DSM 7358:
GGGGTGATCGGCACGAGCTCTTTCCACGGCCGGCTGCCGACCATGTCGGTCGAGAAGATCCAGGTGCCGACGGCCCACCGGTCGTCGAAGAGTGCCAGCCCCTGCGCCGCCGCCCGCTGGGTCACCTCGGCCCGGGTGATGTTCCCGGCGGTCGGCACCTTCTCCAGCATCGAGCCCGAGACGTCGAAGACCGCGAGCACCCGGCCTGGCAGCGTGATCGCCGCCCAGCTGCCCAGCACCTGGTTGATCCCGGTGACCGCCCTGGTCGCGGCAGCCGCCTGCCCGGCGGCATCGGCGGGCACCACGTTCACCGGCGCGGCAACCGCGGGAGCACCGGCGGGTGCGATGAAACCGGCACCCGCCGCGCCGTCCGGGCCCCGCAGACCGGCCGCCGCGAGAGCGTCACGGAAACCCTGCCCGCGCAACACGTCGTGGAACGCGCCGGCCGCGGCCTGCTTCTGCGGATCGGTCTCCGGCATCACCGCGAACGGGTAGTTCAGGGCGGCCGGGGCCGGATCGAGATAGAGCGCCGCCAGCTGGATCGGCGGCTTCCCCGCGTTGAACGCCACCACGTCCTCTTCGGACAGTGGCGCGGCGCTCAGCGCGGTCGTCACGTCCTCGACCGACCGCGGGAACTTCTCCAGCAGGTCCTGCCGGATACTCGAACTGTTGGCGGCGAGTGCTCGCAACGCGAAGACCTTCTTCTGCGTACCGGCGGCGTCACTGCCGGCCGCACCACCCAGGGCGAGCAGACCGGCCAGCCCGGCCGCGTCCCGGGTCGGGTCGACGATGCCCGGACGCAGGGCGTTGCCGCCCCCGGTGATCGTCGCCAGCATGTCCTTCCACTGCAGCTTCTTCTTCGGCCAGCCGAGCTTCTGTGCGATCGGCGCGGGCATGGCCAGCACGACCGGGCTCTCGGCGATCGGCTCCCGGTCGGTCGGGACAAAACCGGGCGCCTCGGAACTCACCCGCAGCAGCCACATCGACGAGTCGGGGAGCCAGACATCCGGGACGGTGCCTTTGCCCTGCCCCGCGCCGAGCCCGGTGAGGGTCACGCCGTGCCGCTGCGCGATCGTCGCGGCGCCGGCGGCGGACTCGACGTCCTCGACGCTGACCGCCACGCAGACGCCACCGACCTGGGCGTCCTCGCCCTCCATCCACTTCTGCGCGGTGGTGCGCACGGCACCGGCGATCTCGGGGGCCGCCGCCACGTTCAGCTTGACCTGCCCCGAACAGTCCTGCGCGGCCAACTGTTCGTAACCGACCCAGGAGCCGGCGCCGATCACCACAACGGCGGCCGTGGCCGAGGCGAGGATGATTCCGGTCAGGCTGAAGTTTCTGCGATGGCGTCCGG
Protein-coding regions in this window:
- a CDS encoding VWA domain-containing protein, translating into MSGRHRRNFSLTGIILASATAAVVVIGAGSWVGYEQLAAQDCSGQVKLNVAAAPEIAGAVRTTAQKWMEGEDAQVGGVCVAVSVEDVESAAGAATIAQRHGVTLTGLGAGQGKGTVPDVWLPDSSMWLLRVSSEAPGFVPTDREPIAESPVVLAMPAPIAQKLGWPKKKLQWKDMLATITGGGNALRPGIVDPTRDAAGLAGLLALGGAAGSDAAGTQKKVFALRALAANSSSIRQDLLEKFPRSVEDVTTALSAAPLSEEDVVAFNAGKPPIQLAALYLDPAPAALNYPFAVMPETDPQKQAAAGAFHDVLRGQGFRDALAAAGLRGPDGAAGAGFIAPAGAPAVAAPVNVVPADAAGQAAAATRAVTGINQVLGSWAAITLPGRVLAVFDVSGSMLEKVPTAGNITRAEVTQRAAAQGLALFDDRWAVGTWIFSTDMVGSRPWKELVPITPLTSGRTELNGAISQIIPKPDGDTGLYDTALAAYRNVQDSWQPGRVNSVILFTDGANENPGGLKRGELLAKLKKLRDPKRPVRLVFIGIGTGVDRNELTQIASATSSGGVFIAEDPARISDIFLEAIATRSGA